The DNA region TGGAAGCGATCGACACCCCGGACGAGATGTCCCCCAACGCCCCGCGGATCATCACCGTCAAGATCCCCGTGGACAAGATCGGCGAGGTCATCGGCCCCAAGGGCAAGATGATCAACCAGATCCAGGAGGACACCGGCGCCGAGATCACGATCGAGGACGACGGCACCATCTACATCGGTGCCGCCGACGGCCCGGCCGCCGAGGCCGCCCGCGCCACGATCAACGGCATCGCCAACCCGACCATGCCGGAGGTCGGCGAGCGCTACCTGGGCACGGTCGTCAAGACCACCACCTTCGGTGCCTTCGTCTCGCTCATGCCCGGCAAGGACGGCCTGCTGCACATCTCGCAGATCCGCAAGCTCGCCGGTGGCAAGCGCGTGGAGAACGTCGAGGACGTGCTCGCGGTCGGCGCCAAGGTCCAGGTCGAGATCGCCGAGATCGACCAGCGCGGCAAGCTCTCCCTCATCCCCGTGATCGAGGGCGAGGACGAGAAGAAGGACGACACCGACCAGTGACGTCCCGCAGTTCCGCGACGACGGCCCGCCCCTCCACCGAGGGGCGGGCCGTCGCCCGTACCCAAACGCTTCTGCCCGGCAAGGACGGCATCGGCACCGTCCGCCGCACCACCCTCCCCGGCGGTCTCCGCGTCGTCACCGAGACCCTGCCCTCGGTGCGCTCCGCCACCTTCGGCATCTGGGCGCATGTCGGCTCCCGCGACGAGACCCCGGCGCTGAACGGCGCCACCCACTACCTGGAGCACCTCCTCTTCAAGGGCACCAAGCAGCGCTCCGCCCTCGACATCTCCGCCGCGATCGACGCGGTCGGCGGCGAGATGAACGCCTTCACGGCGAAGGAGTACACCTGTTACTACGCCCGGGTCCTCGACACCGACCTGCCGCTGGCGATCGACGTCGTCTGCGACATGCTCACGGGCTCGCTCATCCTCGACTCCGACGTGGACGCCGAGCGCGGCGTCATCCTCGAGGAGATCGCGATGACCGAGGACGACCCCGGCGACATGGTGCACGACCTGTTCGCGCAGACCATGTTCGGCGACACCCCGCTGGGCCGCCCGGTCCTCGGCACCGTCGACACCATCAACGCGCTCACCCGGGACCAGGTCGCCCGCTTCTACAAGAAGCACTACGACCCCACCCACCTGGTGGTCGCGGCCGCGGGCAACGTCGACCACGCCACCGTCGTACGGCAGGTCCGCCGCGCCTTCGAACAGGCCGGCGCCCTCGGCCGCGACGGCGCCGCGCCGATCGCCCCCCGCGACGGCCGGCGCACCCTGCGGACGGCCGGCCGGGTCGAGCTGCTCGGCCGCAAGACCGAGCAGGCGCACGTGGTCCTCGGCATGCCGGGCCTGGCCCGCACCGACGAGCGCCGCTGGGCCCTCGGCGTGCTGAACACCGCCCTCGGCGGCGGCATGTCCTCCCGCCTCTTCCAGGAGGTCCGGGAGAAGCGCGGCCTGGCCTACAGCGTCTACTCGTACACCTCGGGATTCGCCGACTGCGGCCTGTTCGGCGTGTACGCGGGCTGCCGCCCCAGCCAGGTCCACGACGTGCTGAAGATCTGCCGGGACGAGCTCGACAAGGTGGCCGCCGACGGTCTCACCGACGACGAGATCGCCCGCGCCATCGGCCAGCTCTCCGGCTCCACGGTCCTCGGCCTGGAGGACACCGGAGCGCTGATGAACCGCATCGGCAAGAGCGAGCTGTGCTGGGGCACCCAGATGTCCGTCGACGACATGCTGACCCGGATCGCCGCCGTCACCCCCGACGACGTGCGTGAGGTGGCGCGCGATGTACTGGAGCAGCGGCCCTCGCTCTCGGTGATAGGCCCGCTGAAGGACAAGCAGGCGAGCCGCCTCCACGAAGCGGTCTCCTGACCGCCGAGTCCCTCGACGAGTACGAGTACGAGTACGAGTAAGGAAGAGCAATGAGCAAGCTGCGCGTGGCGGTCCTCGGAGCCCAGGGCCGGATCGGCTCCGAGGCGGTCAGAGCGGTCGAGGCCGCCGAGGACATGGAACTGGTCGCGGCCCTCGGCCGCGGCGACAAGCTGGAGACGCTCGTCGAGGCGGGCGCCCAGGTCGTCGTCGAGCTGACCACCCCCGGCTCGGTCATGGGCAACCTCGACTTCTGCGTGCGCCACGGCATCCACGCGGTCGTCGGCACCACCGGCTGGACCGAGGAGCGCCTCGCGCAGCTGCGGGACTGGCTCGCCCAGTTCCCGCAGACCGGTGTCCTGATCGCCCCGAACTTCTCCATCGGCGCGGTCCTCACCATGAAGTTCGCGCAGCTCGCCGCGCCGTACTTCGAGTCGGTCGAGGTCGTCGAGCTGCACCACCCGAACAAGGTGGACGCCCCCTCCGGCACCGCCACCCGCACCGCCCAGCTGATCGCCGCGGCCCGCGCCGAGGCCGGCCTGGGCGCCCAGCCGGACGCGACCACCACCGCCCTGGACGGGGCGCGCGGCGCGGACGTGGACGGCGTCCCGGTGCACGCCGTACGCCTGCGGGGCCTGCTGGCCCACCAGGAGGTGCTGCTCGGCGGCGAGGGCGAGACCCTCACCGTCCGGCACGACTCGCTGCACCACTCCAGCTTCATGCCGGGCATCCTGCTGGCCGCCCGCCGCGTGACCACCGTCCCGGGCCTCACCTTCGGTCTGGAACACTTCCTGGACCTGGGCTGACGACCATGGGCGGAAAGATCACGTACGTCTTCCTCGCCACCATCCTGGTGCTGGTCTTCGGGGTGGTGGCCATGGAGGGCGTCCTGCTGCTCCTCACCGGCGAGCCGGCCGCCATGGGCATGGGCGCCATAGCGTTCCTGCTGCCGGTCGTCGGCACCTGGTTCCTGTGGCAGAACACCCGCTTCGCGCGCCGCGCCAACCGGCTGGCCGCCGAGTTGGAGGCCGAGGGCGGACTGCCCGTCGACGAGCTGAAGCGCACCCAGGGCGGCCGGATCGACCGCGACTCGGCCGACGAGGTCTTCGCCCGTCGCAAGGCCGAGACGGAGGACGCCCCGGACGACTGGCGCTCCTGGTTCCGCCTCGCGGTCGCCTACCACGACGCCCGCGACACCCCGCGCGCCCGCAAGGCGATGCAGCGCGCGATCACGCTGCACGACGCGGCGCGGGCGACGTCCTAGCGCGCGCCCGCGTACTCCGCGTTCCAGGCCTCGACCGTGTCCGCCGCGCGGTCGAACGCCTCGACGCGGGAGAGGAAGTCGGCGTTGTGGTCGGTCAGCAGCGGCGTCTGCTCGCCGTTTCGCCGTACGAGGATCAGGGCCTGGCCCTGGACGGTGCGGGGGAGGCCCAGCCAGCGCACGGGCTGCTGGACGGTGCGCACGCCGTCCGCCTGGTGCCAGGGCAGGGTGCTCGTCGTGAAGAAGCGGACGTGCCGCAGGCCGGCCCGGCTGACCCAGACGCCCATGCGCAGGCTGCGCAGCGCGGCGGCGATGATCACCGCGGCGAAGCCGAAGGTGAACATGGCCCCGCCGGGCGCCCCCGCGGCGGCGATGATCACGGCGGCGAGCAGCACGAACGAGGCGAGCAGCAGCGCGAGCGCGGCGAGCCCCACCCGCCACGGCCCGGGCCGGTACGGACGCCGCCACTGGTCGTGGTCGACGAACGGCAGCGCGATGTCCTCGGCCGCGTCGAAGTCGCGGTCGGCCGTCAGGAAGGGCAGGGGCACGACAGGTCCTCACTCACAAGCACGTTCGGTGGCTGTGCCCGGTGAGGCTACCTCAGCGGCCGTCGGATGCCTCGGACTGATGCTGCCGGCCGCCCGCGTCCCCGCCGCCGAGGGCCGGCATGCCGAAGACCAGGGAGCCGACGAGGCCCGCGACGACGGTGAGACCGAGGAGGCCGCGGCCGAGGTACTGGGAGGCGGTGAGACGTTCCTTCGGCGGGGGAGTGACGTTACTGCGGAAGTGGTCGGACTCCGCGACGAACGCGAACGGGACGGCCTCTCGCCGGCGCAGCATGGGGCACTCTCCTCTGGGTTGTGGGGTTCGTCTGTGTGTCACAGGTACAGACGAGCGATCGGGCGCTTTGGTGCCGATTTTTCATCAAAGCGGCCCAATCTCATCCTTGAGACGTAGGTGGATAGAGTGGGCGACTGCAACGAGCCCCGCCGGGAAGGACCGCTGGTGACCGACACCCCCACCGAGCACGACGCGAAGATCGACCTCAGGAGCGACGTCACCGTCGAGCTGGTCAAGAGCGCCGCGGCCGACTCCGACGTCCTCTGGGCGGCCCGGGTGTCCACGGCCGGCGAGCAGTCCCTCGAAGAGCTGCAGAAGGACCCGGAGCGCTCCAAGGGCCTGATCAACTACCTGATGCGGGACCGCCACGGCAGCCCCTTCGAGCACAACTCGATGACCTTCTTCATCAGCGCCCCGATCTTCGTGTTCCGCGAGTTCATGCGGCACCGGGTGGGCTGGTCGTACAACGAGGAGTCCGGCCGCTACAGGGAGCTCCAGCCGGTCTTCTACGTGCCCGACGCGTCCCGCAAGCTGGTCCAGGAGGGCCGCCCGGGCAAGTACGTGTTCGTCGAGGGCACCCAGGCGCAGCACGAGCTGACCGGCCGCGCCATGGAGGACTCGTACCGCCAGGCGTACGCCACCTATCAGGAGATGCTGGCCGCCGGCGTGGCCCGCGAGGTCGCCCGTTCGGTCCTGCCGGTGGGTCTCTACTCCTCGATGTACGCCACCTGCAACGCGCGCTCGCTGATGCACTTCCTCGGTCTGCGCACCCAGCACGAGCTGGCCGCTGTGCCGTCCTTCCCGCAGCGGGAGATCGAGATGGTGGGCGAGAAGATGGAGGAGCAGTGGGCCCGGCTGATGCCGCTGACCCACGCCGCCTTCAACAAGAACGGCCGGGTCGCGCCGTAACCCGTGACCGGGGGGCGCACGCCGGGGGCGCACATAAGTACGAACATCTCCGGCGAAGTGTCCGTATTGCGACGTTTCGTGAAGTTCATCTAGGCTGATCAAACGGACCCGGCACTGCTTGAACCCCCGAGCAGGCAGTGCCGGGCTCCCCTTATCGCGTCCCCCGAGGGGACCCCCGGCGCTGAGCAGCGAGTAGCGTGTTACCCATGGCTCCGATCTCCACTCCGCAGACCCCCTTCGGGCGGGTCCTCACCGCCATGGTCACGCCCTTCACGGCGGACGGCGCACTCGACCTCGACGGTGCCCAGCGACTCGCCGCCCATCTGGTCGACGCCGGCAACGACGGTCTCGTCGTCAACGGCACCACCGGCGAGTCCCCGACCACCACCGACGCGGAGAAATCGCAGCTCGTACGGGCCGTACTGGAGGCGGTCGGCGACCGCGCCCACGTCGTCGCCGGCATCGGAACCAACGACACCCACCACACCCTGGAGCTCGCCCGCGCCGCCGAGCGCGACGGCGCACACGGCCTGCTCGCCGTCACGCCGTACTACAACAAGCCCTCGCAGGAGGGCCTGTACCGGCACTTCTCGGCCATTGCCGACGCCACCGAGCTCCCGGTGATGCTGTACGACATCCCCGGCCGCAGCGGCGTCCCGATCGACACCGAGACCATCGTCCGGCTCGCCGAGCACCCGCGGATCGTCGCCAACAAGGACGCCAAGGGTGACCTCGGCCGGGCCAGCTGGGCCATCGCCCGATCCGGCCTCGCCTGGTACTCCGGCGACGACATGCTCAACCTGCCGCTGCTCTCCGTCGGCGCCTGCGGCTTCGTCTCCGTCGTCGGCCACGTCGTCGCCCCGGAGCTCCGGGCCCTCCTCGACGCCTACCTCGCCGGTGACGTCCAGAAGGCCACCGAGATCCACCAGCGGCTGCTTCCGGTCTTCACCGGCATGTTCCGCACCCAGGGAGTCATGACCACCAAGGCCGCCCTTGCCCTCCAGGGCCTCCCGGCCGGCCCCCTGCGCCTGCCGCTCGTCGAGCTCTCCGCCGAGGAGACCGCCCAGCTCAAGGTCGATCTGGCCGCCGGCGGGGTACAGCTCTGACAACAGACTTCACAACCGAAGATCCGTAACTGAACACGCGTAAATGAACACTCGTAACTGAAGACACACACAGCAAGTGCACGAATGTCATGCGCGCCACGTGCCCGAGCGGTACGTGGCGCGTGTGGTGAGGAGAGTCTTTTGAGCCATCCGCATCCCGAACTCGGCGCCCCGCCGAAGCTGGCCAAGGGCGGCCTGCGCGTCACGCCGCTCGGCGGCCTCGGTGAGATCGGCCGCAACATGACGGTCTTCGAGTACGACGGCCGTCTGCTCATCGTCGACTGCGGCGTCCTCTTCCCCGAGGAGGAGCAGCCCGGCGTCGACCTGATCCTGCCGGACTTCACCACCATCCAGGACCGTCTCGACGACATCGTCGGCATCGTCCTGACCCACGGCCACGAGGACCACATCGGCGGTGTGCCGTACCTGCTCCGCATGAAGCAGGACATCCCGCTCATCGGCTCCAAGCTGACCCTCGCCCTGATCGAGGCCAAGCTCCAGGAGCACCGGATCCGTCCGCTCACCCTCGAGGTGGCGGAGGGGGACCGTGAGCGGCTCGGCCCCTTCGACTGCGAGTTCATCGCCGTCAACCACTCCATCCCCGACGCCCTGGCCGTCGCCATCCGCACCCCCGCGGGCATGGCCGTCCACACCGGCGACTTCAAGATGGACCAGCTCCCGCTGGACAACCGCCTCACCGACCTGCACGCCTTCGCGCGGCTGAGCGAGGAGGGCATCGACCTCCTGCTCACCGACTCGACGAACGCCGAGGTCCCGGGCTTCACCGCACACGAGCGCGACATCTCCAACGTCCTGCGCAACGTGTTCGCCAACGCCCAGAAGCGCATCATCGTGGCCAGCTTCGCCAGCCACGTGCACCGCATCCAGCAGATCCTGGACGCCGCCCACGAGTACGGCCGCCGGGTCGCCTTCGTCGGCCGCTCGATGGTCCGCAACATGGGCATCGCCCGCGACCTCGGCTATCTGCGGGTCCCCGCCGGCCTCGTCGTGGACGTGAAGACCCTCGACGACCTGCCGGACGACGAGGTCGTGCTCGTCTGTACGGGTTCCCAGGGCGAGCCCATGGCCGCCCTCTCCCGGATGGCCAACCGCGACCACCAGATCCGGATCGTCCCCGGTGACACCGTGATCCTGGCGTCGTCCCTGATCCCGGGCAACGAGAACGCGGTCTACCGCGTGATCAACGGCCTGACCCGCTGGGGCGCCAACGTCGTCCACAAGGGCAACGCCAAGGTCCACGTCTCGGGCCACGCCTCGGCCGGCGAGCTGCTGTACTTCTACAACATCTGCAAGCCGAAGAACCTCATGCCGGTCCACGGCGAATGGCGCCATCTGCGCGCCAACGCCGAGCTCGGCGCGATGACGGGCATCCCGAAGGACCACATCGTCATCGCCGAGGACGGCGTCGTCGTCGACCTGGTCGACGGCCGCGCCCGCATCACCGGCAAGGTCCAGGCCGGTTACGTGTACGTGGACGGCCTCTCGGTCGGCGACGTCATCGAGGCATCCCTCAAGGACCGCCGCATCCTCGGCGAGGAGGGCATCATCTCGGTCTTCATCGTCGTGGACTCCTCCACCGGCAAGATCGTGGGCGGCCCGAACGTCCACGCCCGGGGCTCCGGCATCGAGGACTCCGCCTTCGACGCGGTGCTCCCGAAGATCGACCAGGCCCTGAACAAGTCCGCCCAGGACGGCGTGGTCGAGCCCCACCAGCTCCAGCAGCTGATCCGTCGCACGGTCGGCAAGTGGGTCTCCGACACCTACCGCCGCCGCCCGATGATCCTCCCGGTGGTCGTGGAGGTCTGACGACCCGTCGCGTACGGCCGGGAGGGGGGCGCCTCGATTTGCATCGGGGCGCCCCCCTCCAGTACGTTTACGGCTCCGCCAGAGGGGAAGCTCCGGGCACCAGTGCGTGCCTGGAGGATGAACCGGGAGGCGGAAATTCCGACTCAGAACTTCTGATAAAGTCGGAACGCGCCGGAAGGCCTCGAAAACGAAAGTAATCGGGACCGGAAAGCACCGAGGAAATCGGATCGGAAAGATCTGATAGAGTCGGAAACGAAGGAAGCGCCCGGAGGAAAGCCCGCGAGGGTGAGTACAAAGGAAGCGTCCGCACCTTGAGAACTCAACAGCGTGCCAAAAATCAACGCCAGATTAGTTGATACCCCGTCCATCTTCGGATGGTCGAGGTTCCTTTGAAAAAGTCCTTCCGCGAGGAAGGCGCACAGCGAGGACGCTGTGAACAGTCGGCCACATTCCGGCATGACTGTTCCGCTCTCGTGTGTGTTGCACCGGATTACCGGTAAACATTCACGGAGAGTTTGATCCTGGCTCAGGACGAACGCTGGCGGCGTGCTTAACACATGCAAGTCGAACGATGAAGCCCTTCGGGGTGGATTAGTGGCGAACGGGTGAGTAACACGTGGGCAATCTGCCCTTCACTCTGGGACAAGCCCTGGAAACGGGGTCTAATACCGGATACGAGTCTCGAGGGCATCTTCGAGACTGGAAAGCTCCGGCGGTGAAGGATGAGCCCGCGGCCTATCAGCTTGTTGGTGAGGTAACGGCTCACCAAGGCGACGACGGGTAGCCGGCCTGAGAGGGCGACCGGCCACACTGGGACTGAGACACGGCCCAGACTCCTACGGGAGGCAGCAGTGGGGAATATTGCACAATGGGCGAAAGCCTGATGCAGCGACGCCGCGTGAGGGATGACGGCCTTCGGGTTGTAAACCTCTTTCAGCAGGGAAGAAGCGAAAGTGACGGTACCTGCAGAAGAAGCGCCGGCTAACTACGTGCCAGCAGCCGCGGTAATACGTAGGGCGCAAGCGTTGTCCGGAATTATTGGGCGTAAAGAGCTCGTAGGCGGCTTGTCACGTCGGGTGTGAAAGCCCGGGGCTTAACCCCGGGTCTGCATCCGATACGGGCAGGCTAGAGTGTGGTAGGGGAGATCGGAATTCCTGGTGTAGCGGTGAAATGCGCAGATATCAGGAGGAACACCGGTGGCGAAGGCGGATCTCTGGGCCATTACTGACGCTGAGGAGCGAAAGCGTGGGGAGCGAACAGGATTAGATACCCTGGTAGTCCACGCCGTAAACGTTGGGAACTAGGTGTTGGCGACATTCCACGTCGTCGGTGCCGCAGCTAACGCATTAAGTTCCCCGCCTGGGGAGTACGGCCGCAAGGCTAAAACTCAAAGGAATTGACGGGGGCCCGCACAAGCAGCGGAGCATGTGGCTTAATTCGACGCAACGC from Streptomyces fradiae includes:
- a CDS encoding M16 family metallopeptidase; amino-acid sequence: MTSRSSATTARPSTEGRAVARTQTLLPGKDGIGTVRRTTLPGGLRVVTETLPSVRSATFGIWAHVGSRDETPALNGATHYLEHLLFKGTKQRSALDISAAIDAVGGEMNAFTAKEYTCYYARVLDTDLPLAIDVVCDMLTGSLILDSDVDAERGVILEEIAMTEDDPGDMVHDLFAQTMFGDTPLGRPVLGTVDTINALTRDQVARFYKKHYDPTHLVVAAAGNVDHATVVRQVRRAFEQAGALGRDGAAPIAPRDGRRTLRTAGRVELLGRKTEQAHVVLGMPGLARTDERRWALGVLNTALGGGMSSRLFQEVREKRGLAYSVYSYTSGFADCGLFGVYAGCRPSQVHDVLKICRDELDKVAADGLTDDEIARAIGQLSGSTVLGLEDTGALMNRIGKSELCWGTQMSVDDMLTRIAAVTPDDVREVARDVLEQRPSLSVIGPLKDKQASRLHEAVS
- the dapB gene encoding 4-hydroxy-tetrahydrodipicolinate reductase, whose amino-acid sequence is MSKLRVAVLGAQGRIGSEAVRAVEAAEDMELVAALGRGDKLETLVEAGAQVVVELTTPGSVMGNLDFCVRHGIHAVVGTTGWTEERLAQLRDWLAQFPQTGVLIAPNFSIGAVLTMKFAQLAAPYFESVEVVELHHPNKVDAPSGTATRTAQLIAAARAEAGLGAQPDATTTALDGARGADVDGVPVHAVRLRGLLAHQEVLLGGEGETLTVRHDSLHHSSFMPGILLAARRVTTVPGLTFGLEHFLDLG
- the thyX gene encoding FAD-dependent thymidylate synthase, with the translated sequence MTDTPTEHDAKIDLRSDVTVELVKSAAADSDVLWAARVSTAGEQSLEELQKDPERSKGLINYLMRDRHGSPFEHNSMTFFISAPIFVFREFMRHRVGWSYNEESGRYRELQPVFYVPDASRKLVQEGRPGKYVFVEGTQAQHELTGRAMEDSYRQAYATYQEMLAAGVAREVARSVLPVGLYSSMYATCNARSLMHFLGLRTQHELAAVPSFPQREIEMVGEKMEEQWARLMPLTHAAFNKNGRVAP
- the dapA gene encoding 4-hydroxy-tetrahydrodipicolinate synthase; the protein is MAPISTPQTPFGRVLTAMVTPFTADGALDLDGAQRLAAHLVDAGNDGLVVNGTTGESPTTTDAEKSQLVRAVLEAVGDRAHVVAGIGTNDTHHTLELARAAERDGAHGLLAVTPYYNKPSQEGLYRHFSAIADATELPVMLYDIPGRSGVPIDTETIVRLAEHPRIVANKDAKGDLGRASWAIARSGLAWYSGDDMLNLPLLSVGACGFVSVVGHVVAPELRALLDAYLAGDVQKATEIHQRLLPVFTGMFRTQGVMTTKAALALQGLPAGPLRLPLVELSAEETAQLKVDLAAGGVQL
- a CDS encoding ribonuclease J; this encodes MSHPHPELGAPPKLAKGGLRVTPLGGLGEIGRNMTVFEYDGRLLIVDCGVLFPEEEQPGVDLILPDFTTIQDRLDDIVGIVLTHGHEDHIGGVPYLLRMKQDIPLIGSKLTLALIEAKLQEHRIRPLTLEVAEGDRERLGPFDCEFIAVNHSIPDALAVAIRTPAGMAVHTGDFKMDQLPLDNRLTDLHAFARLSEEGIDLLLTDSTNAEVPGFTAHERDISNVLRNVFANAQKRIIVASFASHVHRIQQILDAAHEYGRRVAFVGRSMVRNMGIARDLGYLRVPAGLVVDVKTLDDLPDDEVVLVCTGSQGEPMAALSRMANRDHQIRIVPGDTVILASSLIPGNENAVYRVINGLTRWGANVVHKGNAKVHVSGHASAGELLYFYNICKPKNLMPVHGEWRHLRANAELGAMTGIPKDHIVIAEDGVVVDLVDGRARITGKVQAGYVYVDGLSVGDVIEASLKDRRILGEEGIISVFIVVDSSTGKIVGGPNVHARGSGIEDSAFDAVLPKIDQALNKSAQDGVVEPHQLQQLIRRTVGKWVSDTYRRRPMILPVVVEV